A DNA window from Pseudomonas wuhanensis contains the following coding sequences:
- a CDS encoding YfjI family protein: protein MQLCEAFEPPQPLLEYQQAPLPYPVEALGDLLGPAVERLAEVIGVPCAMAAQSVLASAALVSQGHANVQLDGRTYPLSLYLLTVASSGDRKSAVDHLALKAARDWERQQWTLYAEKLKAYRAATSIMAKPKTSKKHAEAEDGELSEPVPPRLIIAEPTIEALVKSLCQGLPSMGLFNDEGGQFLGSSTMSKENLLKAITTLSTLWDGSPIDRARSMAGESLRAYDRRLSLHLMLQPYLANQLFKDPVIKGQGILGRCLISWPERLVGRRLYKAIDLSRDARVQRYQQRITVLLQQPWSLHRDGSLNPATLELTAHARRAWIDIHDTIECQSGEFGELAGVQPVAGKAAANVLRIAGVLAMVEEASQLDEAHIQRASTLMDYYLAEIQRLTEQEPVNSRCEEADRLLRWLVQKGWTHFTIRDVNRNGPRFARKSADHTASLLVVLITHRWLSSRDGTTFEVSHVPPQ from the coding sequence ATGCAACTGTGCGAAGCGTTCGAGCCACCACAACCATTGCTGGAATACCAGCAGGCGCCACTGCCCTACCCGGTCGAAGCGCTCGGGGATCTGTTGGGCCCTGCGGTCGAACGACTGGCCGAGGTGATCGGCGTGCCCTGCGCCATGGCCGCGCAATCGGTGCTGGCCAGCGCTGCTCTGGTGAGCCAGGGTCATGCCAATGTCCAACTCGACGGCCGAACCTATCCGCTGTCCCTCTACCTACTGACGGTGGCGTCCTCGGGTGATCGCAAAAGCGCAGTGGACCATCTGGCACTGAAGGCCGCGCGTGACTGGGAACGACAGCAGTGGACCCTGTATGCGGAAAAGCTCAAAGCCTATCGCGCCGCTACCAGCATCATGGCCAAACCCAAAACCTCAAAGAAACACGCGGAGGCGGAAGACGGTGAGCTATCCGAGCCGGTACCGCCAAGACTGATCATTGCCGAGCCCACCATTGAGGCCCTGGTCAAAAGCCTATGCCAGGGTTTGCCCAGCATGGGTTTGTTCAATGATGAAGGTGGCCAGTTCTTGGGCAGCAGCACCATGAGCAAAGAGAATCTGCTCAAGGCGATCACCACCTTGTCGACACTGTGGGATGGCAGCCCTATCGACCGGGCGCGCTCTATGGCCGGAGAAAGCCTGCGAGCCTATGACCGCCGCCTCAGCCTGCACCTGATGCTGCAACCCTACCTGGCCAACCAGCTGTTCAAAGACCCGGTGATCAAGGGCCAAGGCATCCTCGGCCGTTGCCTGATCAGTTGGCCCGAGCGCCTGGTCGGCCGGCGGCTCTACAAAGCGATCGACCTGAGTCGGGATGCCAGAGTCCAGCGCTACCAACAACGGATCACCGTCCTGCTGCAACAGCCCTGGTCGCTTCACCGGGATGGCTCACTCAATCCCGCCACCCTGGAGCTGACTGCCCATGCCCGCCGGGCCTGGATTGATATTCACGACACCATCGAGTGTCAGTCTGGTGAGTTTGGCGAGCTGGCCGGCGTCCAGCCTGTCGCGGGCAAGGCCGCGGCAAATGTGCTGCGTATCGCGGGTGTGCTGGCCATGGTTGAAGAGGCCAGTCAGCTGGACGAAGCACACATCCAGCGCGCCTCCACGTTGATGGATTACTACCTGGCCGAGATCCAGCGCCTGACCGAACAGGAACCGGTCAATAGCCGATGCGAAGAGGCGGATCGGCTGCTGCGCTGGCTGGTGCAGAAAGGCTGGACCCACTTCACCATTCGCGACGTCAATCGCAACGGCCCTCGTTTTGCCCGCAAAAGCGCTGACCATACCGCCTCTTTATTGGTCGTGCTGATCACTCATCGCTGGCTGAGCAGCCGC